One Nocardiopsis gilva YIM 90087 genomic window, ATCCGTGACATAAGCGGAGAGTCCGTCACTCAGTCCGGAGTCCGACATGCGATCATCGAGCTTGTCCGCGAGCCGGTCAGGGTCGATCGGGGCGGCGTCCGATGGTGCCGAAGCCGGTGCGCCCTCGGCGAGGGCGACAGGGTAAGGCATGGTCGCCGATGGCCGGGACTTGAGCACATCCGCCGCTACAACACCTGCCACCAGCACGAATATGTTGAGCATGGCCAAGGCAAGGAGAGCTCGGGCCCGTACCTGCCGCACCCCGGCACCGCCTTCCTTCGGCATCGTGAGAAAACCTGCACTGACGTAACGACACTAGTCGTAAGGGAAGCCGAGAACAGCATGGAATTCGACGTCACTATCGAGATCCCCAAGGGCGAGCGTAATAAGTATGAGATGGATCACGAAACCGGCCGGATTCGCCTGGACCGGATGCTGTTCACCTCGACCAGCTACCCGGCCGACTACGGATTCATCGAGGGCACGCTGGGTGACGACGGCGACCCGCTGGACGCCCTCGTTGTGCTGAAGCAGCCGACGTTCCCGGGCTGCATGATCCGCTGCCGTGCCGTCGGCATGTTCCGCATGACCGACGAGGCGGGCGGCGACGACAAGATCCTGTGCGTGCCGGCCACGGACCCGCGCATGGAGCACCTCCGTGACATTCACCACGTGAACGAGTTCGAGCGCCTGGAGATCGAGCACTTCTTCCAGGTCTACAAGGACCTGGAGCCCGGCAAGTCCGTCGAGGGCTCCACGTGGGTCGGCCGCCACGAGGCCGAGCAGGAGGTCCTGGCCTCGGCGAAGCGCGCTGAGGCGTCGGGTGACCACGGGGACCGCTCGCACATCAAGGAGTAGTCCTCCGGCAGGGCGGATCTCCAACGAGCGCGACTGCCGATCGCGGCCCGGTGCCTCGACG contains:
- a CDS encoding inorganic diphosphatase, whose protein sequence is MEFDVTIEIPKGERNKYEMDHETGRIRLDRMLFTSTSYPADYGFIEGTLGDDGDPLDALVVLKQPTFPGCMIRCRAVGMFRMTDEAGGDDKILCVPATDPRMEHLRDIHHVNEFERLEIEHFFQVYKDLEPGKSVEGSTWVGRHEAEQEVLASAKRAEASGDHGDRSHIKE